ACGGTGCGGCCATCGTGTACAAACCGCAACAGGCTCAGCCAAAGAAGAAGGCTATTCCAGGCCGGGTGGAGTATTCGCCCCTGAGCGAAGAGGTGCAGAAGGAGCTGTTGCGCATGGCCCGGCAAAGCATCGTCCACTACCTGGAACACGGCGCTATTCCCGAGTTTGCGCCCACCCACGAGGTCATGAATGAACGGCGCGGGGTTTTTGTAACGCTCACCAAGCGGGGCGAGCTGCGGGGGTGCATCGGCCACCACGAGAGCGACGTGCCCTTGTACAAGCTGGTGCCGCAAATGGCGGTGGCCTCGGCGTTCGAGGACCCGCGTTTTCCTCCCTTGCGCAAGAGCGAACTGGGTGAAGTCAAAATCAAGATCTCTGTTTACCTGACCAATGTCTATCAGATTCAGACCCTGGATGATTTCGTCATGGGCAAGCATGGCATCATCATGTACAAGGACGGTCGCGGGGCTACTTTTTTGCCTGAAGTGCCCATCGAAGTAGGCTGGAAGACCAAGGAAGAAGAACTGCGCAATCTGTGTCAAAAGGCCGGTCTGCCCCCTGACGCCTGGAAGCAAGGCGCGGTATTCTACCTCTATGAAACGCAGGTTTTCGAAGAGGCCAAGTAGAACGCGGAAAGGAGGCATGGGCTATGGAGCTTACTGCTGAGGAGAGGGCGCAGCTGCTACGCATTGCCCGCGCTGCCATCGAGAGCAGGCTGAAGAATCAGCCCTTGCCGCAGTTCGGGGACCTCTCGAACCGTTTGCGCGAGAAGCAGGGCGCCTTTGTGACTTTGCATAAGCACGGCACCCTGCGGGGTTGCATCGGCTACATCGAACCGGTGAGCCCGCTGTACTTGGCGGTGGCGGATATGGCACAGGCGGCCGCCTTCGAAGACCCGCGCTTTCCGCCACTGACCGAAGAGGAACTCCCAGAGGTCGACATCGAGATTTCCGTGCTTTCGCCCACGCGAGAAATCCGCAACCTCGAGGAAATCAAAGTGGGCGAACACGGCCTGATCGTCCAGCAGGGGATGCGAAAGGGACTCCTGCTCCCGCAGGTGGCCACTGAGTACAACTGGGATCGCACCACCTTCCTGCGCCACACGTGCATGAAAGCAGGGCTGCCGCCAGAGGCTTACAAGGACAAGCACACCACCATCAAGGTCTTTACGGCCGAGGTCTTTGGGGAAAAGGAACAGAGGATCAGGGGCTCTTCAGACAGGTAATGGAGGCCACCAGGCCGCTCAGGTTGAGAAAGGTCAGGCCGAGGACGGTGAGAGGGAGGCCCAGGACAGGGATGAGGATGGCCGCGGCGGCTGCCGCTCCGACGCATGCCCCAACTAAATCGACTGCATAGACGATGCCGGCGGTCCGTTCCACCCTTCCCTTGCCTAGGGCGAAGAGGTCATTGGCTAAGGGGAACTGATATCCGTCGAAGAGGCCGGTGAGGAGGAGCAGCAAAGGCACTAGCCACTGGCCGCAACTCCTGAGCACGGGAGTGCTTTGTTCATGTGCCAGTAGGTACATGGTGCCGAGTGCCACCGGGGGCAGCAGGGTGAGAAGTGCTACCGCCAACCGGAAGTACCCCAGTACAGGAACTGAGCGACGCAAGGCTATGTTGCTCAACATACCACCCAGTGCCAATCCAGCCATGAAGGCAGTTACCAGGAGCGCGACGCGGTAGTAAACATAGCCATAGATTGCCTGAAAGGCGATGATGCACCCCACCTCTAGGGCGATTCCTGAGAAACCAGCGCAAAAGACTGCCCACGCCACAGCAGAACGGTGGAGTGTGGGCCGCGACCCATGCCAGAGACGAGCGAGTAGGAAAAGCACTGCTACGCACGCGCCCGGCACCCAGGCTAACCAGTGTCCGGCGGCTGCGATGGCGCGAAACACCCGAACCGTCGCCGGGCTGACCTGTCTGCTCCAGAGGACCAGATCGAAGTAGTGTGCCACCGGCGCAAAATCGGTGTTGAGGCGCTCGTCTTTGTGCCGCAGTAGTACGCTGTTCAAATAGTCCACGCGGGGCCCCCACAGGCGGAAAGGCAGATAGTATTCGCGCACGAACAGGGTCTTCAGCTGGCGTTCGCGCAGTCGCTCCAACAGTGGGCCGGCCTCGGTGGTGAGCCGGGTTGGTGGGAGGGCGGCAAAGAAGTGCGCGCTGGTGCCAGGGAACACGACGACCTCTGGAAAGACGCTGGCCAGAGTGTTGCGCAGGCAGGCAAGGAAGCGCGCCAACTCCTCGCCGATGACATTCTCCGATGAACTTACCGCAAAGGAGACGATCCCTCCCGGTTTGAGAATCCTTCTTACCTGCAAAAAGAACTCGCGCGTGAAAAAGCGATTGACCATGGTGGTCCGAGGTTCGGGAAGGCCGATTAGCACGACGTCGTAGCGCACACGGGCAGTGCTGATGTAGCGTCTGCCGTCGACGTTGTGCACCGTGACGCGCGGGTCGGCGAGCACTGATGTCGCATACGGGGGCAGGAACTGCCGGCCCAGAGCTATCACGCGTGGATCCAGCTCCACATAGTCCAAGTGCTCCAGCGAGGGGGTCTTGAGGACCTCCGCCACAGCGCCACCAAGCCCACCGCCCACTAACAGCACTGTTTGCGGGTGCGGGTGCTGCAGAAGTGCCAGGTGGACCAGATTCTCGGCGCTCTCGGGGTCGGGAAAAGTGAAAGAAACCAAGCCGTTTTCGAAAAAGCTGATCGCTTCATCCACGGCAACGACAACCACGTTCGCATAGGGTGTGTTTTCGCTGTGCAAGAGGTGAAAGCCCCGCCAGAGCAGGGAGTTGCCGAGGTCTTGCAGGCGGTTGGCCGACGCGGCCAGGGCCAGGAGAGCGGCTGCCACTATGGCAATTTCCCGCCGCCGCATTCCTTGCCGTGGCGGGTGAACAAGTGCTGCCGCACTCAAGAGGTTGAGCCCGCCCAGGAGCGCGGCGACGTGGAAAGCGTGCAAGTAGCGGATAAGCACAAAGCTGGCCAAAAGTCCCCCCACGGTCGCCCCGAGTGACTCGAGGACATAGACCCTTCCAATGGCCAAAGCTTCGCGTAGGCCCGCTGCGGCGGTTCCTTTGCAGCCGGTGGTGTAAAGAAGACCGAGGAGCACACACAGGGGACCGATGACCGCCGGTGGCGTGACCAGCATCGGCACAAGGCCCAGCATCTGCCCCTGCCCGCTGCCCCAAACGAGGTGCACGGCGCGGGCTGCAAGAATAGTCACCGGCAACGTGACTGCTACCGCTACCTGGAGCACGCCGAAAACCAGCGAGGGGTTGCGACGGTTGCGCAAGAGGATACCGGCCAGTGCACTGCCCGCTGCGGTACAGAGAAGCCAGTTGGCCAACAAGGTCCCCAACACAAGCTCGTTGCCGTAAAAGGTCACAACCAGCTCGCGCATGGCTACCACCTGCGCCACAGTAGCCGTGGCCCCCATGACGACGACGGCGAAGCCCAGTCTCGCCTTCATCCTCGCCTCCTGGTACATCTACAGTGCCATGCCAAAAATAGGCAATGGCGCAGCCAAAGTCAAGGAAAAAGGCGACGTTGTACCCTGGTGCTTCGTTGGCGCAGACTGGATTTGCTGGTGAACTCTGCTTCGAACAGTCACAAGCCTATAGCACGCTTTCATGGTCCGATATGCCGATACGTTGTACACCGAGGACCTGCGGTTGTATTGGTATTTCAGGAGCAAGGGAAACACGTTGGCGCTAGACATCGGCCCACACAAAAACAACTTGATTTTGCTCCAAAATCTTGTAAATTTGAAAGCGCATCGGCGGTGTAGCTCAGCTGGCTAGAGCAGCGGAATCATAATCCGCGGGTCCGGGGTTCGAATCCCTGCACCGCTACCAATGGCAGAGGCCGAAAACCATAGTCGTGACCTACTACGTCTGACCTTTCCTTTGCGAAAGGTCTTTTTGTTTGTGATGACCGATGCTTCGTGAGCGTTTCGAAAAAACTCTCACCGAGCACGCACTTGTCGCTCCTGAGCAGACGGTAGTCGTGGCAGTCTCTGGCGGCGTCGACTCGATGGTGCTCCTGGACCTCTTCGCCGCCATCCGCAGCCGGTGGAGGCTCGCCCTGGTGGTGGCCCACCTCAACCACGGCCTCCGTGGGGAGGAGGCTGACCAGGACGAGGCATTTGTGAGGCGGCGGGCGGAGGACTATCGCGTGCCTGTGGTGGTGGAACGGGCCGATGTGGCTGCCTTCGCCAGGGAGCACAGGCTTTCCCGAGAGGCAGCGGCCCGCCAGGTGCGTTATGCATTCCTGCAGCGCGTGGCGCTCCAGGTTCGGGCCGACCGCGTCGCTTTGGGGCACCAAGCCGATGACCAGGCTGAAACCTTTCTTGACCACTTGCTCCGCGGGGCAGGGCTCGCCGGGCTCGGGGGCATGTGGTGGCGCCGTGAGATCTTCGTACGCCCCCTCCTAGCCTTCCGGCGCAGCGAACTCGTTGAGTACGCTCAGCTCCATCAGCTGCCTTTCTGCCAGGACAGCACCAATCTGGACCGTTCCATTCGTCGCAATCGACTCCGGCACGAGCTGATTCCGCTGCTTGCGTCTCGCTATAACCCACGGGTGGTGGATTCCTTGACCCGCGCGTGCCAGGCCATCCAAGAAGCGGATGAGGCTCTCCGTACACTCGCGCGTGAACAGCTCATGAAAGATGGACGCCGCGAAGGGGGAAAAATAGTGCTTGATATTACTGCCTATTTGCGCTATCTTTCAGTGCTACAGAAGTATGTGCTTCTGGCCGCTGTGGAAGAGCTCGGCGTATGCCGTTCTCGGCTGAGCAGCCGCCAGATTGAGCGAGTGACCACTCTGGTCCGAACAAGGCGGCCAGGAACGAGGGTGACGCTGGGCGGAGGGCTGGAGGCAAGGATTTCTGGCAGGTATCTGGTGCTTGGCCCCGTCCGACCGGAGACCTACCTGGTCGCGGTTGAGGTGGGCAAAGAGGTACAAGACGAGGAACGGGGTTTTCGTTTTCGCTGTGCTCCTGCTACGTGGGAGGAATACCGCACCTGCGGGGGAAAGTCGCGGGCTGTGGAGTTCGTGGACGCTGCCCGCATTCAGGGGGCCTTGCGGCTGCGTTCGTGGCAGCAAGGCGACCGCTTCGTCCCGTTGGGGATGAACGACAGAAAGAAGGTCTCAGACTTTTTCGTTGATGCCAAAGTTCCTGGCCACCGCCGGCCCTGTATCCCCCTCTTGGAATGCGATGCAGGGATCGTGTGGGTGTGCGGGTTGCGCCTGGATGAGCGTTTTCGAGTAACCTCTCAGACTACGGACCTACTCAAACTGGAATTCCACACAGACTATGGCAGGCAAGAGTGAAAAGCAGAAGGCGGAAGCTGGACAAGGGTATAAACTGATGCTGAGTCCGCGTCGCATCCAGCGACGCATCAAGGAGTTGGCCAAAGAGCTGTCCCGCGACTATCGGGGGCGGGTGCCCGTGTTGATCGGCGTGCTCAACGGAGGCTTCATCTTTCTGGCGGACCTCATCCGCCACCTGGAGATCGATTGCGAAGTTGACTTTATGAAGATCTCCAGCTACGGGGACGAAACTATGACCTCCGGCTGGGTCAAGCTGCTCAAGGATGTGGATTGCCAGATCGAGGGGAGAGACGTCATAGTGGTGGAGGACATCGTCGACTCTGGGCTTTCGATTCAATTCCTGCAGCGGCGGCTGCAACGCTTTCGCCCAAGGTCGCTCAAGTACGTGACACTTTTGCTTAAAGAAGGAGCGGCCCGCGTGCCGTATGAGGTCGACTATGTAGGCTTCCGCATTCCCAACGAGTTTGTGGTCGGCTACGGCTTGGACCAGGCGCAACTGTTGCGCAACTTGAGCGGCATTTACGTGAAGAAGGGATGAAACCCTTCGGAGAAGGTAGCAAGTCATGAAGTTTTACGTGCAGAAAAATACCCCGCTGCAGCGCTCGGGAGGCACGGACGGGCGCGGCCCTGACGGCAAGGGTCCGGAAAAGGGCGGGCCGCGCAAAAACGATAACTTTCAATGGGCCCGCATGGGGCGCACCCTCTTCCTGTGGCTCATCATCATTACCGTCTCACTGTACGTCTCCCAACGGCTCACCATCCGTAATCGTGGTGAGCAAGAGATAAAGTACGTGCCCCACTTCGTTGACCTGCTCTCCGCTCGTGTGGTGGAGAAGGCGATGATTCAGGGCAAGGAATTCCATGGCGAGTTGCGTGAGCCGCAGTCCATCGTCAAAGGCGGCAATGAGATTTACTTTAGCAAGTTTCGGGTGAATCTGCCTGCTGAACCCTCCGCTGAGGAGGTGCAGAGGTGGCGGGATGAGTTCGGCATCAGCGATATCCGCTTCACCGAAAAGGCTCCCAGTCTGTGGCAGTACCTGTTGGGCTACGGCCCCTGGCTCCTCATCATCGCCGTGTGGCTGTTTTTCTTGAGGCGTATGCAGGGCGTGGGCACCAAAGGGATCTTCTCCTTCGGCAAGTCGCGGGCTCGTCTCCTTACGGAAAACCGGCCCAAAGTGACATTCGACGACGTAGCCGGGGCGGACGAGGCCAAGGAGGAGCTGCGCGAAATCATCGAATTCCTCAAGGAGCCGGAAAAGTTCCAGCGCCTGGGCGGGAAGATCCCCAAGGGGGCACTCCTGTTGGGCCCGCCTGGTACGGGCAAGACTCTTTTGGCCAAGGCCGTGGCTGGTGAGGCTGGTGTGCCATTTTTCAGCATGTCCGGCGCCGACTTTGTGGAGATGTTTGTGGGAGTAGGGGCCTCGCGCGTGCGCGACCTGTTTGAGCAGGGTAAGCGCAACGCGCCCTGTATCATCTTCATCGATGAGATTGACGCGGTGGGCAGGCAGCGGGGTGCCGGTCTCGGAGGCGGCCACGATGAGCGCGAGCAGACGTTGAATCAGCTCCTGGTTGAGATGGACGGGTTCGACTCCAATGAAGGTGTGATCGTCATCGCGGCCACCAACCGCCCAGACGTACTTGATCAGGCACTGCTGAGGCCGGGCCGTTTCGACCGCCAGATTGTGGTGGACCGGCCGGACGTGCGGGGGCGCGAAGGGATTTTGCGCGTGCACACCAAGAGAATCCCCCTTGGCCGCGACGTGGACCTGTCCATTCTCGCTAAAGGGACCCCAGGCTTTTCTGGCGCCGATCTGGCCAATATGGTCAACGAGGCGGCGCTCTTGGCCGCGCGCAAGAACAAGACCCACGTCACCATGGAGGACTTTGAGGAGGCCAAGGACAAGGTGATGATGGGGGCCGAGCGCAAGAGCCTTCTCATCAGCGAAGAAGAGCGACGCAGCACGGCCTACCACGAGGCAGGACACGCGTTGGTGGCCAAGCTCATCCCCGGCTCCGACCCCGTGCACAAGGTGACTATCATCCCGCGGGGCCGCGCGCTGGGAGCCACCACGACACTGCCCATCGATGAGAAGCACAATTACTCCAAAGAATACTGCCTGATCATGATGCGCCACCTGTTGGGAGGGCGCGCGGCGGAAAAGTTGGTCCTCAATCAACTCACCACCGGGGCAGGCAACGACATCGAACGGGCGACCGAATTGGCACGAAAGATGGTCTGCGAGTGGGGTATGAGCGACCGCCTGGGTCCGGTGACCTTTGGCAAGAAGGGTGAGGAGATCTTTCTCGGCCGCGAGATCGCGCAACATCGCGACTACAGCGAAAAGACCGCCCAGATCATCGATGAGGAAGTGAAGCGGTTTGTGCTGTCGGCGGCTGAGGATACGGAGAAGCTTCTGGCGGAGAACATCGACAAGCTGCACGCACTCGCCAACGCGTTGCTGGAACGTGAGATCTTGGACGGAGAAGAGATCGACCGCATTCTTGCCGGCAAGACCTTGGCCCCATCTAAGAACAGGCGGCCCAAGCGTGCTAAGGCGCCCGCGCGCACCACGGGGTGAGGCAACACCAGCGTTGGCCAGACCCATGACGCCCTCTGCCCTCGTCTTCTCGGTCTGCATGGTGCCCCTTTCCCGGATGCCGCTGCTGATTGCGGTCATTGTCGTCTTTCTCGTTGT
The window above is part of the candidate division KSB1 bacterium genome. Proteins encoded here:
- the amrA gene encoding AmmeMemoRadiSam system protein A; this translates as MELTAEERAQLLRIARAAIESRLKNQPLPQFGDLSNRLREKQGAFVTLHKHGTLRGCIGYIEPVSPLYLAVADMAQAAAFEDPRFPPLTEEELPEVDIEISVLSPTREIRNLEEIKVGEHGLIVQQGMRKGLLLPQVATEYNWDRTTFLRHTCMKAGLPPEAYKDKHTTIKVFTAEVFGEKEQRIRGSSDR
- a CDS encoding fused MFS/spermidine synthase: MKARLGFAVVVMGATATVAQVVAMRELVVTFYGNELVLGTLLANWLLCTAAGSALAGILLRNRRNPSLVFGVLQVAVAVTLPVTILAARAVHLVWGSGQGQMLGLVPMLVTPPAVIGPLCVLLGLLYTTGCKGTAAAGLREALAIGRVYVLESLGATVGGLLASFVLIRYLHAFHVAALLGGLNLLSAAALVHPPRQGMRRREIAIVAAALLALAASANRLQDLGNSLLWRGFHLLHSENTPYANVVVVAVDEAISFFENGLVSFTFPDPESAENLVHLALLQHPHPQTVLLVGGGLGGAVAEVLKTPSLEHLDYVELDPRVIALGRQFLPPYATSVLADPRVTVHNVDGRRYISTARVRYDVVLIGLPEPRTTMVNRFFTREFFLQVRRILKPGGIVSFAVSSSENVIGEELARFLACLRNTLASVFPEVVVFPGTSAHFFAALPPTRLTTEAGPLLERLRERQLKTLFVREYYLPFRLWGPRVDYLNSVLLRHKDERLNTDFAPVAHYFDLVLWSRQVSPATVRVFRAIAAAGHWLAWVPGACVAVLFLLARLWHGSRPTLHRSAVAWAVFCAGFSGIALEVGCIIAFQAIYGYVYYRVALLVTAFMAGLALGGMLSNIALRRSVPVLGYFRLAVALLTLLPPVALGTMYLLAHEQSTPVLRSCGQWLVPLLLLLTGLFDGYQFPLANDLFALGKGRVERTAGIVYAVDLVGACVGAAAAAAILIPVLGLPLTVLGLTFLNLSGLVASITCLKSP
- the tilS gene encoding tRNA lysidine(34) synthetase TilS gives rise to the protein MLRERFEKTLTEHALVAPEQTVVVAVSGGVDSMVLLDLFAAIRSRWRLALVVAHLNHGLRGEEADQDEAFVRRRAEDYRVPVVVERADVAAFAREHRLSREAAARQVRYAFLQRVALQVRADRVALGHQADDQAETFLDHLLRGAGLAGLGGMWWRREIFVRPLLAFRRSELVEYAQLHQLPFCQDSTNLDRSIRRNRLRHELIPLLASRYNPRVVDSLTRACQAIQEADEALRTLAREQLMKDGRREGGKIVLDITAYLRYLSVLQKYVLLAAVEELGVCRSRLSSRQIERVTTLVRTRRPGTRVTLGGGLEARISGRYLVLGPVRPETYLVAVEVGKEVQDEERGFRFRCAPATWEEYRTCGGKSRAVEFVDAARIQGALRLRSWQQGDRFVPLGMNDRKKVSDFFVDAKVPGHRRPCIPLLECDAGIVWVCGLRLDERFRVTSQTTDLLKLEFHTDYGRQE
- the hpt gene encoding hypoxanthine phosphoribosyltransferase yields the protein MAGKSEKQKAEAGQGYKLMLSPRRIQRRIKELAKELSRDYRGRVPVLIGVLNGGFIFLADLIRHLEIDCEVDFMKISSYGDETMTSGWVKLLKDVDCQIEGRDVIVVEDIVDSGLSIQFLQRRLQRFRPRSLKYVTLLLKEGAARVPYEVDYVGFRIPNEFVVGYGLDQAQLLRNLSGIYVKKG
- the ftsH gene encoding ATP-dependent zinc metalloprotease FtsH yields the protein MGRTLFLWLIIITVSLYVSQRLTIRNRGEQEIKYVPHFVDLLSARVVEKAMIQGKEFHGELREPQSIVKGGNEIYFSKFRVNLPAEPSAEEVQRWRDEFGISDIRFTEKAPSLWQYLLGYGPWLLIIAVWLFFLRRMQGVGTKGIFSFGKSRARLLTENRPKVTFDDVAGADEAKEELREIIEFLKEPEKFQRLGGKIPKGALLLGPPGTGKTLLAKAVAGEAGVPFFSMSGADFVEMFVGVGASRVRDLFEQGKRNAPCIIFIDEIDAVGRQRGAGLGGGHDEREQTLNQLLVEMDGFDSNEGVIVIAATNRPDVLDQALLRPGRFDRQIVVDRPDVRGREGILRVHTKRIPLGRDVDLSILAKGTPGFSGADLANMVNEAALLAARKNKTHVTMEDFEEAKDKVMMGAERKSLLISEEERRSTAYHEAGHALVAKLIPGSDPVHKVTIIPRGRALGATTTLPIDEKHNYSKEYCLIMMRHLLGGRAAEKLVLNQLTTGAGNDIERATELARKMVCEWGMSDRLGPVTFGKKGEEIFLGREIAQHRDYSEKTAQIIDEEVKRFVLSAAEDTEKLLAENIDKLHALANALLEREILDGEEIDRILAGKTLAPSKNRRPKRAKAPARTTG